ACACCCCCGGCCGGTACGGTCACGGTGGGCCAGCCCACCACCGTGTCCGCCACGGTCACCTGCAACGGGGCGCCGGTGCCGAACGCGGGGGTGACGTTCACCAGCAACGGTGCGATCATCGGCTTCGCGCTCACCAACGCCTCCGGGGTGGCCACCAGCCCGGTCATCTTCACCACCCCCGGCGCCAACACCCTCATCGCCACGGTCACCGCCACCGGAACCGCCTGCACCTGCACCAACGTCACCTCCACACCGGTCACCGTCACCGTCCAGCCCTCCGGCGGTACGTTCAAGGCGCAGCCGGCCTGCTACACGCTGGACTTCCCCCCGCTGCCCTGGTCCTTCGCCCACACCACCCTCACCGCCACCGGCGCCACCCCCGGATCAACCGTCACCTTCCACTCCGACGGACCCAGCGGACCCGTCCTGTGCACCGCCGTGGCCGACACCTTCGGCAACGCCACCTGCCTCGCCCACCTCACCGTCTTCCAACTCGCCTCCGGCTACACCGCAACCACCCCCGTCCCCGGAGGATTCCTCACCTCCTCCAACACCCTCACCCCCTGCATCATCAGCTGACGATGCCTCTGGCGTACACGTGAACGTGCACAGCCGGAAGCCCGCGGCACTCACCTGAACCGCCTGACCCAACCGGGCTGGCGAACAACCCAACACAAGAGCCGTCCCCCGTAACGCAACTACGGGGGACGGCTCGTGCCGCAAAAACAGGCCCACAAACACCACAGCGAGCCCAGACCAGGCACCCCCGGACCCACCAATCGGACGGACGGATGCCTGCGCCCTGGACGCCGCCACCTGACCACGACCGGCCCCTCCTCCTCCAGCGGCCGGCCCACGGGACCCACAGAGCCAAGTGGTCAGGCAGGCGCCGACCGCAAGGAGCGTCCGGCTGCCCACCGCAACGCAGGAAGCGCCGAACAGCCGGCGCCTGACCACAGGCTCTCCCACACCACAGCGCGGTACACGCAGGAACTAAGTTATGGGGTCATGTGCTCTTGTGACTCCGGCTCGTGGGGAATGCCTCGGGTAACGTCTCCTGGCCTCAGCCCGTTGAGGAAAGCCCCCAACGTGGGCTGAGGGCTCCGCTTCGTAATGGCAGCGGAGCCCTGCCCATGAGCGGACGCCCCAGGTGCGTGCCCCCAACGCCGTCGCACACCCCACCGTCCGCGCCCGCTCTCAACGCGCGGCCCGCCGCACTGGAAGGCCGCGCTGAACGCCTTCTCGATCTACTTCCAGGACCGCATTACCCTCAAGCGAAACCCCACGACTTACACGGAGTCACTGACACGCCCTCGAGGTTTAGGCGTAGGGGTTGGTGATGGTGTGCGGGCGCTGGGCGGTGGCCAGGACGTTCTCGGGGAAGCGGGGGCCGGCGACGTAGTGGCGGCCCTTGGTCTGCCCCACCGCCGTCAGCAGCCCCGCCTTGGTCAGGGCCTGCAGGTCCCGGGTGGCCTGCTGGGTGTTGATGCCCTCGGCCTTCTCGTAACGAGAGCGCCGCACCCGCCCGACCATCGCCACCTCGTGCAGCGCGGTGATCTGCCGCTCCGTCACCCCGAAGGTGTCGGCGGCCTCCATGAGCTGCATCCAGCAGTCGTTGGAGCGGTCGACGCGGCGCTGCACCCGCTGGGTCTGCTGGTGGTAGGCGAGCAGGTTGAACCGGATCCACGGCCCGGTGTCGCGCTGAGGTGAGTAGACCGGGCCGCCGACCTCGCGCAGCACCTTGTAGTACTCCCAGGTGTTGCCCGGCATGCCCAGCCACTCCTCGATGGAGGAGAACTCCGGCGCCAGCACTCCGCCACGGGCGATGACCAGCGTCTGCAGGGAGCGGGACATCCGCCCGTTCCCGTCCGACCACGGGTGGATCTTCACCAGGTTCAGGTGCGCCATCGCCGCCTGCACCAGGACGTGGGCGTCCAGGTCGCCGTCGTTGAGCCAGTCCACCAGCTCGCCCATCAGGCCCGGCAGCAGGTCGACGTCCGGGCCTTCGTAATCGGTGGCCAGCTCATCGCCGGGGGCGGTGATGCGGATCGCAGTGCGACGCCACTGGCCGGCCACCCGCAGTCGATGGTGGTGGCCCTGCAACATCCAGTGCAGCGAGTTGAACAACTCCTTGCTGTAGCTGAAGTCGCCTACGTTGTGCAGGGACTGGATGTAGGTCATCGCCTGCTGGTAGGCCAGCGTCTCGGCCTTGTTCTCCTCGCTGGCATCCACCGCATCGCGTTCGCCGTCCATCAGGTCCGCGACATCCTTCGCATCGACCTGGTAACCCTCGATGGTGTTGGACGCCGCGATCGCGCTGGCCGTCAGCGCCTTGCGCAGATCCTGCGTCCACTTCGTCGGCACCTGCTGCACCGCGTGGCGCAGCTGCTCCTGCAGGGAATCGATCTCCTCCAGGACCCGGCGGTCGTCGGTGGTGAGGTGAGGCGTCTGATACAGCATAAGTGAATGATACCTGACTCCTATCATTCCTTCAATGCTGCAGCTTCATCACCGTCCGTCCACGATGAACATGAACTCGCCCAGCTCGACGAGCAGGGCCACCGGCCTGCCGACCATGCTGGTCACTGGTCAACACACCAGGTCAACGAAGCGTCTGCTGGACTGGATGGAGTGACAGGCGGCGCGGGGCAGCCGAGCAGGCGGCGCGACCATGTAACGGACCGGCGAACCCGAGCTGAGCGCTGGTGAGCTCCGCGATCGGCTGACCGCCCTCAGCTACAACATCGAGCAACAGCTGGCCGAGCTTGCCCGGAGCCGGCGGGCGCGGATCACGTCCGCCGTGTGGACGAGGGGCGCGCCGCTTCCGGCGGTGTCGTCGACGAGCAGTACATCCAGGCCCGTCACGTCTCCGAGCGACGCGGCGTTCCGGATGCCCGCCAGCGTGGTCAGGCGGCTCTACCTTCTTGATCGGGTTGATCGAGCCATTCGTAGGGTTGGGTCGCCCAGGGGTGCTGGGTGTGGCTGTCAGGCGGCTGCCACCTTGTGGCTTGCGAGGCTTCGCCGCCCGGCACCCCACGACGACTCGGCCGCCGATTAGGAAGTGCGAACAAGTCGCTGCGTAGAGCAATGCCGGCGAAGTCGTCCGTGGCACGAACAGTACGAACACGAACGTCAGGAGCACGATGAGCCGGATATGGGCGGGGATCGACAGCGGCAAGGGCCACCACCACGGCCTCGCCTTGGACACCGACGGCAAAACACTGCTGTCGCGGCGGGTCGCCAACGACGAGCCCGAGCTGCTGAAACTGCTCGGTGACGTCCTCGACCTGGCCGACGGGCGTCAGGTCACCTGGGCCATCGACATGACCGGCGGAGAACCCGCACTGCTGCTGGCCCTGCTGGTCAACCACGGCCAGGAGATCCTGTACATGCCCGGCCGGCTGGTGAACCGGGCCTCCGACGGCTACCGCGGCGAGGGCAAGACCGACGCCCGCGACGCCTACGTGATCGCCGACCAGGCCAGGATGCGCCGCGACCTGCGGCCCATCCGCCCCGGCGACGAAGCCGCCATCGAGCTGAAGCTGCTGACCGGACGCCGCGCCGACCTGGTCGAGGACCGCACCCGCACCGTGAACCGCCTGCGCGGCACCCTGCTGAGCATGTTCCCCGCCCTGGAACGGGCCCTGGACGTGACCAACACCGGCCCGCTCAAGCTGCTGACGGGGTACCAGAGTCCGGCCTCGATCCGCCGCGCCGGGGTCACACGGCTGACCAAGTGGCTGGCCAACCGCACCGTCCGCAACGCAAGATCCCTGGCCGAAGCAGCCGTTGAGGCAGCAGAGCGGCAGCACACCGCCATCCCCGGGGAGAAGACCATAGCCAAGCTGGTCCACACCCTGGCCGGGGAGGTGATGACCCTCAACGAGCAGATCTCCGAGATGGACAAGCTCATCGAGGGCCGGTTTCGCGAGCACGAACTCGCCGACATAGTCCAGAGCGTCCCCGGCATCGGTGCCGTGCTGGGAGCGGAATTCCTCGCCGCTGTCGGCGGCAGCCTGGACGACTTCGACTCTCCGGACGCCCTGGCGGCCTTCGCCGGCGTTGCGCCCGCGCCTCGCGACTCGGGCAAGGTCAGCGGCAACCTCCACCGGCCGGTCGCCTACCACCGAAGACTCCAGCGCGTCTTCTACACCTCCGCGCTCGTCAGCGTCCGCTGCGACCCCAACTCGCGGAAGTTCTACGACCGCAAACGCGCCGAGGGAAAGAAGCACGTCCAAGCCGTGCTCGCCCTCGCCCGCCGCCGCGTCAACGTCCTGTGGGCCCTGATCCGTGACCGACGGTGCTACGAGGTCGCACCCCCAGTGGCTACAGCGGCTTGACAACTTCATTAGGAAGCATCGATACTGTCGCTGGTGGTGCGGGTGATCCCGACAGTCCGCACGTCGCGGATCCCGAGACGAGGGGCGAGCCAAACCGCCGGGATCACGCCGCCGCGCATGATGCCTACCACGGCTTGCCGATGTGGAGACTGGGTGGAGATCCGCCCAGCCTCCGGTACGTCGACGGGCAGGCACCCGCCTGGCAGGAGCTCCGAGCGGGGCCGGTGGAGCGGGGTGTCGCGCCGCACCGGAGACCCGCCGGGGTGTCAGTGTGACCAAAAACCCTGCGTCTCACTTCGTCTCACACATCTCTCACAAACGAGAGCGCACGGGAGCAC
Above is a genomic segment from Streptomyces sp. NBC_01454 containing:
- a CDS encoding IS110 family transposase; this encodes MSRIWAGIDSGKGHHHGLALDTDGKTLLSRRVANDEPELLKLLGDVLDLADGRQVTWAIDMTGGEPALLLALLVNHGQEILYMPGRLVNRASDGYRGEGKTDARDAYVIADQARMRRDLRPIRPGDEAAIELKLLTGRRADLVEDRTRTVNRLRGTLLSMFPALERALDVTNTGPLKLLTGYQSPASIRRAGVTRLTKWLANRTVRNARSLAEAAVEAAERQHTAIPGEKTIAKLVHTLAGEVMTLNEQISEMDKLIEGRFREHELADIVQSVPGIGAVLGAEFLAAVGGSLDDFDSPDALAAFAGVAPAPRDSGKVSGNLHRPVAYHRRLQRVFYTSALVSVRCDPNSRKFYDRKRAEGKKHVQAVLALARRRVNVLWALIRDRRCYEVAPPVATAA
- a CDS encoding Fic family protein; the protein is MLYQTPHLTTDDRRVLEEIDSLQEQLRHAVQQVPTKWTQDLRKALTASAIAASNTIEGYQVDAKDVADLMDGERDAVDASEENKAETLAYQQAMTYIQSLHNVGDFSYSKELFNSLHWMLQGHHHRLRVAGQWRRTAIRITAPGDELATDYEGPDVDLLPGLMGELVDWLNDGDLDAHVLVQAAMAHLNLVKIHPWSDGNGRMSRSLQTLVIARGGVLAPEFSSIEEWLGMPGNTWEYYKVLREVGGPVYSPQRDTGPWIRFNLLAYHQQTQRVQRRVDRSNDCWMQLMEAADTFGVTERQITALHEVAMVGRVRRSRYEKAEGINTQQATRDLQALTKAGLLTAVGQTKGRHYVAGPRFPENVLATAQRPHTITNPYA